A DNA window from Labrys wisconsinensis contains the following coding sequences:
- a CDS encoding tetratricopeptide repeat protein: MAISKMKEIDDETYESIKELCADGDKLFEENKYDEALDKYNDAWVLVPKPKEIWSASTWILAAIGDVCFAAGYSDVALEALTDVMHCPDAIGNPFLHLRRGQVLLDRGEEDEAADELTRAYALEGKEIFDEESPHYFEFLKTRIRL; encoded by the coding sequence ATGGCAATCAGCAAGATGAAGGAAATTGATGACGAAACATATGAGTCAATAAAGGAACTTTGTGCAGATGGTGATAAATTATTTGAAGAAAATAAATATGACGAGGCGTTGGATAAGTACAATGACGCCTGGGTTCTTGTCCCAAAGCCAAAGGAAATATGGAGCGCGTCAACATGGATTCTTGCCGCTATAGGGGATGTGTGCTTTGCGGCTGGCTACAGTGATGTCGCTCTGGAAGCTCTGACCGACGTCATGCACTGCCCAGACGCTATCGGCAACCCTTTCCTGCATCTGCGGCGTGGTCAAGTTCTGCTCGATCGTGGTGAGGAGGATGAGGCTGCTGACGAGCTGACGCGGGCCTATGCGCTCGAAGGCAAGGAGATCTTCGACGAAGAGAGTCCTCATTATTTCGAATTCCTGAAGACTCGAATCAGATTGTAG
- the mtaB gene encoding tRNA (N(6)-L-threonylcarbamoyladenosine(37)-C(2))-methylthiotransferase MtaB: MSGLTLVTFGCRLNIHESEAMRTAAGAAPDLVIVNTCAVTEEATRQARQAIRRLRRERPGARIAVTGCAAQIDPDRYAAMEEVDHVVGNAEKLRPQTWAGLSRRNDKRAVSDIMTARDIALPELDGFEGRARGFVQVQNGCDHRCTFCIIPFGRGNSRSLPAEAAVAQVRRLAQAGYGEVVLTGVDLTSYGADLDGRPRLGALVRRILREVPELARLRLSSIDSVEADAELLAALAEEERLMPHLHLSLQSGDDLILKRMKRRHSRAEAERFCVEARRLRPDVAFGADIIAGFPTETEAMFRASLDLIEACGIVHLHAFPFSPRPGTPAARMPQLPTAEIRERAARLRAAGAGAFRAFLDAEIGRLRPALMERGGLARTGQFAPVRPDRPVAPGTILPLRLTGHDGTVLAGTPVAGAAAPVLAAAGA, encoded by the coding sequence ATGAGCGGGCTGACCCTCGTCACCTTCGGCTGCCGGCTCAACATCCATGAGTCGGAAGCGATGCGGACGGCGGCCGGCGCGGCGCCGGACCTCGTCATCGTCAACACCTGCGCCGTGACCGAGGAAGCGACGCGACAGGCGCGGCAGGCGATCCGGCGCCTCCGGCGCGAGCGCCCCGGCGCCCGCATCGCCGTCACCGGCTGCGCCGCCCAGATCGACCCGGACCGCTATGCGGCGATGGAGGAGGTCGACCATGTCGTCGGCAACGCGGAGAAGCTGCGACCGCAGACCTGGGCCGGCCTGTCCCGCCGCAACGACAAGCGCGCCGTCTCCGACATCATGACCGCCCGCGACATCGCCCTGCCTGAGCTCGACGGCTTCGAGGGGCGGGCCCGCGGCTTCGTCCAGGTGCAGAACGGCTGCGACCACCGCTGCACCTTCTGCATCATCCCGTTCGGGCGCGGCAATTCCCGGTCCCTGCCGGCCGAGGCGGCGGTGGCGCAGGTGCGCCGCCTGGCGCAGGCCGGCTATGGCGAGGTCGTGCTCACCGGCGTCGACCTCACCAGCTACGGCGCCGATCTCGACGGCCGGCCGCGGCTCGGCGCCCTGGTCCGCCGCATCCTGCGCGAGGTGCCCGAGCTCGCGCGCCTGCGCCTCTCCTCGATCGACTCGGTCGAGGCCGACGCCGAGCTCCTGGCCGCCCTGGCGGAGGAGGAGCGGCTGATGCCGCACCTGCATCTGTCGCTGCAGTCGGGCGACGATCTCATCCTCAAGCGCATGAAGCGCCGTCACAGCCGCGCCGAGGCCGAGCGCTTCTGCGTCGAGGCCCGTCGCCTGCGCCCCGATGTGGCGTTCGGCGCCGACATCATCGCCGGCTTCCCCACCGAGACCGAGGCGATGTTCCGCGCCTCGCTGGACCTGATCGAGGCCTGCGGCATCGTGCATCTCCACGCCTTCCCCTTCTCGCCGCGCCCCGGCACGCCCGCCGCCCGCATGCCGCAACTGCCGACGGCCGAGATCCGCGAGCGCGCCGCCCGCCTGCGCGCCGCCGGCGCCGGTGCCTTCCGCGCTTTCCTCGACGCCGAGATCGGCCGCCTCAGGCCGGCGCTGATGGAGCGCGGCGGCCTCGCCCGCACCGGCCAGTTCGCTCCTGTGCGCCCGGATCGGCCGGTCGCTCCCGGCACCATCCTGCCGCTGCGCCTTACCGGCCATGACGGCACGGTCCTCGCCGGCACGCCCGTGGCGGGGGCCGCCGCACCGGTCCTCGCGGCCGCCGGCGCCTGA
- the xth gene encoding exodeoxyribonuclease III: MRFKVTTWNINSVRLRMGLVEKFVAAHEPDVLCLQETKVEDGKFPLSDVRAMGFTHIAFNGQKGYHGVAIFSKLPFDMVEKKDFCAKGDARHVSIRFGAETGLLAGTTVHNLYIPAGGDIPDPALNDKFAHKLAFLEELDAWFRSGFPGEDRAILVGDLNIAPLEQDVWSHKQLLDVVSHTPVETEAMQRMMAAGRWVDVMRRFVPDTEKLYTWWSYRAADWVAANKGRRLDHVWASPAIAGAARSMAVLAEARGWDRPSDHAPVTVAFDLG, encoded by the coding sequence ATGCGCTTCAAGGTCACCACCTGGAACATCAACTCCGTGCGCCTGCGCATGGGGCTGGTGGAAAAATTCGTCGCGGCGCATGAACCCGACGTGCTCTGCCTGCAGGAGACCAAGGTCGAGGACGGGAAGTTCCCGCTCTCGGACGTGCGTGCGATGGGCTTCACCCACATCGCCTTCAACGGGCAGAAGGGCTATCACGGCGTCGCCATCTTCTCGAAGCTGCCCTTCGACATGGTGGAGAAGAAGGATTTCTGCGCCAAGGGCGATGCGCGCCACGTGTCGATCCGATTCGGCGCCGAAACAGGCCTGCTGGCCGGCACCACGGTGCACAACCTCTATATCCCCGCCGGCGGCGACATTCCCGACCCGGCGCTGAACGACAAGTTCGCCCACAAGCTCGCCTTCCTGGAAGAGCTCGACGCCTGGTTCCGCAGCGGCTTTCCCGGCGAGGACCGGGCGATCCTGGTGGGAGATCTCAACATCGCGCCGTTGGAGCAGGATGTCTGGAGCCACAAGCAGCTGCTCGACGTCGTCTCCCACACGCCGGTCGAGACCGAGGCGATGCAGCGGATGATGGCCGCCGGGCGCTGGGTCGACGTCATGCGTCGATTCGTTCCCGATACGGAAAAGCTCTACACGTGGTGGAGCTATCGCGCGGCCGACTGGGTCGCGGCCAACAAGGGCCGCCGCCTCGACCATGTCTGGGCCAGCCCGGCCATCGCCGGGGCGGCGCGATCGATGGCGGTGCTGGCCGAGGCGCGCGGCTGGGACAGGCCCTCGGACCATGCGCCGGTGACCGTCGCCTTCGATCTGGGCTGA
- the dapF gene encoding diaminopimelate epimerase, whose protein sequence is MSPLSHRPYAKMNGIGNEIVVLDLRDLAHAVTPAEARAIAAREPFDQLMVVQAPRTAGTDAFMRIYNTDGSESGACGNGTRCVAAQLMPALRTDRLTLETPTSLVVARRQGELFTVDMGRPRFAWNEIPLAEAFPDTRYIELQIGPIDAPVLHSPSAVSMGNPHAVFWVDRDPATFDLGRIGPLLENHPIFPERANISLAQVLDPGHVRVRVWERGAGLTRACGSAACAVAVAAARLKRTGRTVRITLPGGDLTIDWRERDDHVLMTGAVELEHHGTLDPAWFADAA, encoded by the coding sequence ATGTCTCCGCTGTCCCACCGCCCCTACGCCAAGATGAACGGCATCGGCAACGAGATCGTCGTGCTTGACCTGCGCGACCTCGCCCATGCCGTCACACCGGCCGAGGCGCGGGCCATCGCGGCGCGCGAGCCCTTCGACCAGCTGATGGTGGTGCAGGCGCCGCGCACGGCGGGCACCGATGCCTTCATGCGCATCTACAACACCGACGGCAGCGAATCCGGGGCCTGCGGCAACGGCACCCGCTGCGTCGCCGCGCAGCTGATGCCCGCCCTCCGCACCGATCGGCTGACCCTGGAGACGCCGACCAGCCTGGTCGTCGCACGGCGGCAGGGCGAGCTCTTCACCGTCGACATGGGCCGGCCGCGCTTTGCCTGGAACGAGATCCCGCTGGCCGAGGCGTTCCCGGACACCCGCTATATCGAGCTGCAGATCGGCCCGATCGACGCGCCGGTGCTGCATTCGCCCTCCGCGGTCAGCATGGGCAACCCGCATGCCGTGTTCTGGGTCGACCGCGACCCCGCGACCTTCGATCTCGGCCGCATCGGCCCGCTCTTGGAGAACCACCCGATCTTCCCCGAGCGCGCCAACATCTCGTTGGCGCAGGTGCTCGATCCCGGCCATGTGCGCGTCCGCGTCTGGGAGCGCGGCGCCGGCCTGACCCGGGCCTGCGGCTCGGCTGCCTGCGCCGTCGCGGTGGCGGCGGCCCGCCTCAAGCGGACCGGCCGGACGGTGCGCATCACCCTGCCCGGCGGCGACCTGACGATCGACTGGCGCGAGCGCGACGACCATGTGCTGATGACCGGCGCGGTCGAGCTCGAGCATCACGGCACGCTCGATCCCGCCTGGTTCGCCGACGCCGCCTGA
- a CDS encoding DUF3108 domain-containing protein — translation MPPSLVRCLAVTAVLIGATAPALAGSGAVAIRYAMTLAGLPIGAAALDASVAGNGAYRIKVSARVGGILSLVSDGKGAATASGRMGTAKPMPTGYALNNISGNKQQTVQMVIADGAITDVAINPDLRYRSDRVPVTEADKRGVIDPVSAMLMPVAGGGETMAPAACDRTLAVFDGAQRFDIKLAYSRMDQVASKGYSGQAVVCSARYTPISGHRPDREQTKFMAANRDMEVWLAPVAGTRVLAPARIVVGTQIGRLVIAATRFAQGGGIADPTEANAN, via the coding sequence GTGCCACCCAGCCTTGTCAGATGCCTTGCTGTCACCGCTGTCCTGATCGGCGCGACGGCACCCGCGCTGGCCGGATCGGGCGCCGTCGCCATCCGCTATGCCATGACCCTTGCCGGCCTGCCGATCGGTGCGGCGGCGCTGGATGCCTCGGTGGCCGGGAACGGCGCTTACAGGATCAAGGTATCGGCCCGGGTCGGCGGCATCCTCTCCCTGGTGAGCGACGGCAAGGGCGCCGCCACCGCCTCGGGCAGGATGGGCACCGCCAAGCCCATGCCCACGGGCTACGCCCTCAACAATATCTCCGGCAACAAGCAGCAGACCGTGCAGATGGTGATCGCCGACGGTGCCATCACCGACGTCGCCATCAATCCCGATCTCCGATACCGGTCCGACCGCGTGCCGGTGACCGAAGCCGACAAGCGCGGGGTGATCGATCCGGTCTCGGCCATGCTGATGCCCGTCGCCGGCGGCGGCGAGACGATGGCGCCGGCGGCCTGCGACCGCACCCTGGCGGTCTTCGACGGCGCACAGCGCTTCGACATCAAGCTCGCCTATTCCCGCATGGATCAGGTGGCGTCCAAGGGCTATTCCGGCCAGGCCGTGGTCTGCTCGGCCCGCTACACCCCGATCTCCGGCCACCGTCCCGATCGCGAGCAGACCAAGTTCATGGCCGCCAACCGCGACATGGAGGTCTGGCTGGCTCCGGTCGCCGGCACGCGCGTGCTCGCCCCGGCCCGCATCGTGGTCGGCACCCAGATCGGCCGCCTGGTGATCGCCGCCACCCGCTTTGCCCAGGGCGGCGGGATCGCCGACCCCACCGAGGCCAACGCCAACTGA
- a CDS encoding ParB/RepB/Spo0J family partition protein, translating into MAEEKIRPRLGRGLAALIGDAGEESSAIERARGQRRLPVSFLRPNPKNPRLRFAEEDLEDLASSIREKGVIQPILVRSVVGAMDSYEIIAGERRWRAAQRAGLHDVPVTLVEASDREALELAIIENVQREDLNAMEEAAGYDRLIAEFSYTQNDLAKVIGKSRSHVANTLRLLKLPDAVKSSVISGELTAGHARALLSVAEPEKVAREIAARGLTVRDAEAIVQAEAAEAGRPAKARPRIDKDADTLALEKALSDALGLKVTLDHRGDGGELRIRYATLEQLDELARRLRA; encoded by the coding sequence ATGGCGGAAGAGAAGATCCGTCCGCGCCTCGGGCGCGGGTTGGCGGCCCTGATCGGCGATGCGGGCGAGGAAAGTTCGGCGATCGAGCGGGCGCGCGGCCAGCGCCGCCTGCCGGTGTCGTTCCTGCGGCCGAATCCCAAGAACCCGCGCCTGCGCTTTGCCGAGGAGGACCTGGAGGACCTCGCTTCCTCGATCCGCGAGAAGGGCGTGATCCAGCCGATCCTGGTGCGCTCGGTTGTCGGCGCCATGGACAGCTACGAGATCATCGCCGGCGAGCGGCGCTGGCGGGCGGCCCAGCGCGCCGGCCTGCACGACGTGCCGGTGACCCTGGTCGAAGCCTCCGACCGCGAGGCGCTCGAGCTGGCGATCATCGAGAATGTCCAGCGCGAGGACCTCAACGCCATGGAGGAGGCGGCCGGCTACGACCGGCTGATCGCCGAGTTCTCCTACACCCAGAACGACCTCGCCAAGGTGATCGGCAAGAGCCGCAGCCATGTCGCCAACACGCTGCGCCTCCTGAAGCTGCCGGACGCGGTCAAGTCGTCGGTGATCAGCGGCGAGCTCACCGCCGGCCATGCCCGGGCCCTCCTGTCCGTGGCCGAGCCGGAGAAGGTGGCCAGGGAGATCGCGGCCCGCGGCCTTACGGTCCGCGACGCGGAGGCGATCGTGCAGGCCGAGGCCGCGGAAGCCGGGCGCCCGGCCAAGGCGCGGCCGCGCATCGACAAGGATGCGGACACGCTGGCGCTGGAGAAGGCGTTGTCGGATGCGCTCGGCCTCAAGGTGACGCTCGACCATCGCGGCGACGGCGGGGAATTGCGCATCCGCTACGCCACCCTGGAGCAGCTGGACGAGCTGGCGCGTCGGTTGCGGGCCTGA